From a single Aneurinibacillus sp. REN35 genomic region:
- a CDS encoding tripartite tricarboxylate transporter substrate binding protein, with protein sequence MKGWKKMITASLSLTIVAMLAACGNGSNTDTSAGAGKKEGGASNYPTKQITMVAPSGAGGGWDKTARSITKVLGETKLVEQTMLVENKPGGGGAVFMAEYATKDKKDPYRLFVNSPPILINNLKKEGNSPFGYKDTTPLAQLTKDYGAIVVNNDSPYKDMKSLIEALKKDPGKMTLAGGSAPGSMDHLIAVLPAFKSGIDAKTLKYVSYDGGGEAIAALLGGNADAIGTDASSVGEYVKAGKVRVLGIAAPARLSGDLKDVPTFKEQGIDTEFTIWRGVFGPKEMPDDAKAYWEEKLKALSENEQWKKEMQANGWEGEYKNAADFTAFLSEQEKQVQEMLTALGMAK encoded by the coding sequence ATGAAAGGTTGGAAAAAAATGATTACAGCCAGCTTGAGCCTAACGATTGTAGCAATGCTGGCAGCCTGTGGCAACGGAAGCAATACAGATACAAGCGCTGGAGCAGGCAAGAAAGAAGGAGGCGCGTCCAATTATCCGACGAAGCAAATTACCATGGTTGCACCAAGCGGCGCAGGTGGTGGCTGGGATAAGACAGCGCGTTCGATAACGAAAGTATTAGGAGAGACGAAGCTCGTAGAACAAACGATGCTCGTAGAGAATAAGCCGGGCGGCGGTGGCGCTGTATTCATGGCGGAATATGCCACAAAGGACAAAAAAGATCCATACCGCTTATTCGTTAACTCCCCGCCGATTCTTATTAATAACCTGAAAAAAGAAGGAAACAGCCCGTTCGGTTATAAGGACACGACACCGTTGGCTCAGTTAACCAAGGATTATGGTGCAATCGTTGTCAATAATGATTCACCATACAAAGATATGAAATCGCTAATTGAAGCACTGAAGAAAGACCCTGGAAAAATGACGCTTGCCGGCGGATCAGCTCCGGGTTCTATGGATCATCTGATTGCGGTTCTTCCAGCCTTTAAATCAGGCATTGATGCGAAAACATTAAAATATGTATCGTATGACGGCGGCGGAGAAGCGATTGCTGCGCTTCTGGGCGGCAATGCGGATGCGATTGGAACCGATGCTTCAAGCGTAGGTGAATATGTAAAAGCAGGCAAGGTTCGTGTGTTGGGCATTGCGGCACCTGCACGTCTGTCCGGTGATTTGAAGGATGTGCCGACATTTAAGGAACAAGGCATTGATACGGAATTCACCATCTGGCGCGGCGTCTTCGGACCGAAGGAAATGCCGGATGATGCAAAAGCATACTGGGAAGAAAAGCTGAAAGCCCTGTCTGAAAATGAACAGTGGAAAAAAGAGATGCAGGCGAACGGCTGGGAAGGTGAATATAAAAACGCAGCTGATTTCACAGCATTCTTAAGCGAGCAGGAAAAGCAGGTACAAGAGATGTTAACGGCGCTTGGTATGGCGAAATAG
- a CDS encoding response regulator, protein MTDRQIDVLIIEDDRRIAEINRRFTEKIEGFHVVALAESGEEARDWIEVYRPQLVLLDVYLPDSTGVELVREIRSKYWDVDIIMITAAKEIEVIQDALRGGVRDYIVKPLVFDRFKQSLEKYRNDLYLMTKAEKMEQSQIDTLWFRGQNRSVESGGREEFLTKGIDGLTLEKVMNEMVGMGDGVTSEMVSQQVGISRSTARRYLEYLVSIDRLRADLVYGTVGRPERRYYRMS, encoded by the coding sequence GTGACAGACAGGCAAATTGATGTACTCATCATTGAGGATGACCGACGAATCGCAGAGATTAATCGTCGGTTTACAGAGAAGATTGAAGGATTTCATGTGGTGGCTCTTGCGGAGAGTGGGGAAGAGGCCAGGGATTGGATAGAAGTATATCGCCCCCAATTGGTGCTGCTTGATGTATATCTTCCTGATAGTACAGGAGTGGAGCTGGTCCGGGAAATTCGGTCAAAGTATTGGGATGTAGATATTATTATGATTACCGCCGCCAAAGAAATCGAAGTGATTCAAGATGCGCTGCGCGGGGGGGTGCGAGATTATATCGTAAAACCGCTTGTCTTTGATCGTTTTAAGCAGAGCTTAGAAAAGTACCGTAATGATCTGTATCTGATGACAAAAGCAGAAAAAATGGAGCAATCACAAATTGATACACTTTGGTTCCGCGGTCAGAATCGATCAGTAGAGTCCGGTGGTAGGGAAGAGTTTCTAACAAAGGGCATCGATGGGTTGACATTAGAAAAAGTAATGAATGAAATGGTGGGAATGGGAGATGGCGTGACATCGGAGATGGTGAGCCAACAGGTGGGCATTAGCCGTTCAACTGCCCGTCGCTATCTTGAATATCTCGTATCCATTGATCGACTCAGGGCGGATTTGGTGTATGGTACAGTCGGCAGGCCGGAGAGAAGATACTATCGTATGTCATGA
- a CDS encoding ATP-binding protein, with protein sequence MHMRPLTLQTRIVMFALSIVSFIIIGMGLFFYVIISEKVEAEVGQRALSVAQIVANIPELRRAFASENPSTVIQPIAELVRKNSGAEFIVVGNRQGIRYSHPLPDRIGKQMVGGDNTQALELGHAVISKATGSLGPSLRGKAPIFNDKGVVIGVVSVGFMIKDINETVSEYRDQVLGIAILAMLLGGAGAIYLARHIKNKIFGLEPEEIASLFTERSAMIESVREGIVMVDRRGRITLANQAAYDILSLSSDTSLVGRSIADLFPHTKLIEVMKSGEKQYDRQMDVNGQEIIVNRVPVLSSSNRIEGAVASFRRKSEIDQLTKELSQVKRYADALRAQTHEFSNTLYTISGLLQLESYEEAIQLIHEQTEIQQDIIQLIMQRLPDPWMGAIVLGLYNKARELKIAFEIDPHSELDHLPTHLNRQHLVSILGNLITNAFEAVQKEMPERRKVKLFFTNIASDIVIEVEDGGSGVPDKAIPYIFDEGFSTKKGERRGFGLAHIKGLLEEMGGYCTVERGEEGGALFTVVIPKEGRMLCDRQAN encoded by the coding sequence ATACATATGCGCCCACTTACGCTGCAGACTCGAATTGTTATGTTTGCCTTATCGATCGTAAGTTTTATCATTATTGGCATGGGCCTGTTTTTTTACGTCATTATCTCAGAGAAGGTGGAGGCGGAAGTCGGTCAGCGCGCACTAAGTGTTGCTCAGATTGTCGCTAATATCCCGGAGCTGCGCCGTGCCTTTGCATCAGAGAATCCATCCACAGTAATCCAACCGATAGCTGAACTGGTTCGGAAGAATTCCGGAGCTGAATTTATTGTGGTTGGGAATAGACAAGGCATACGATATTCACATCCCCTGCCTGACCGCATAGGAAAGCAGATGGTTGGTGGAGATAATACGCAGGCGCTTGAATTAGGGCATGCCGTGATATCGAAAGCCACAGGGTCGCTTGGTCCGTCGCTGCGGGGCAAAGCCCCCATATTTAATGATAAAGGTGTCGTAATCGGTGTCGTATCGGTTGGTTTCATGATTAAAGATATTAATGAAACGGTCAGTGAATACCGGGATCAGGTGTTGGGCATTGCGATTCTCGCTATGCTGCTCGGCGGTGCGGGAGCGATTTATCTTGCGAGGCATATTAAGAATAAAATATTTGGCTTAGAACCGGAGGAGATCGCATCCTTATTCACCGAAAGAAGTGCCATGATCGAATCGGTCCGCGAAGGAATTGTTATGGTGGATCGAAGGGGCAGAATAACGCTGGCTAATCAGGCGGCCTATGATATTCTCTCGCTGTCTTCAGACACCTCGCTTGTCGGACGCTCGATCGCTGACCTGTTTCCGCATACAAAGTTGATAGAGGTAATGAAAAGTGGAGAGAAACAGTACGATCGGCAGATGGATGTGAATGGGCAGGAAATTATCGTGAATCGTGTTCCTGTGCTGAGCAGCAGTAATCGCATTGAGGGGGCGGTGGCGAGTTTTCGCAGGAAGTCGGAAATAGACCAGTTGACGAAGGAATTATCTCAGGTAAAGCGGTATGCGGATGCACTTCGGGCGCAGACGCATGAGTTCAGCAATACGCTGTACACCATTTCCGGTCTCCTGCAGTTGGAGTCGTATGAAGAAGCCATTCAACTGATTCACGAGCAGACAGAAATCCAGCAGGATATTATCCAGCTTATTATGCAGCGGCTTCCGGACCCTTGGATGGGTGCGATTGTCCTTGGGCTTTATAATAAAGCCAGGGAACTTAAGATTGCATTTGAGATCGATCCGCATAGTGAACTTGATCACCTGCCGACCCATCTTAACCGGCAGCATCTCGTATCCATTCTCGGCAACCTCATTACCAATGCATTTGAAGCGGTTCAGAAGGAGATGCCGGAGAGAAGAAAGGTGAAGCTTTTTTTTACGAATATTGCAAGCGATATTGTCATTGAAGTGGAAGACGGCGGTTCAGGCGTACCGGATAAGGCAATTCCCTATATATTCGATGAAGGTTTCTCGACCAAGAAAGGAGAACGGCGCGGTTTTGGACTGGCTCATATCAAGGGTCTGCTTGAAGAGATGGGCGGATATTGTACCGTAGAGAGAGGCGAAGAGGGCGGGGCGTTATTTACGGTCGTTATTCCAAAAGAGGGGCGGATGCTGTGTGACAGACAGGCAAATTGA
- a CDS encoding transglycosylase domain-containing protein, with product MEIKREDQFIRWLRIAGKAMRWLLITLVIITALSILFVLYLRSQPLPKTDINETTTIYGADNTVIAALYKGENRVFLPLAQIPEFVQQASIAIEDRKFYDHPGFDLKRIAGAALTDLRHMAKVEGASTITMQLARNLYLSHDKTWARKYKEALLTIQLELNYTKPELLELYLNQIYYGHAAYGIQAAAKTYFDKNTGDLTLAEASMLAGIPKGPRFFSPFIDMKAAKERQRIVLNTMVAEQYITKQQADEAFAAPLKLTSLHNKGKATAPYFRDYVVKLAKDKYGLDEETIEHGGLKIYTTLDPLMQQKAEASVQKYLPKDRNLQVALVAIEPQTGYIRAMVGGRDYTKSQFNRATARRQPGSALKPALYLAALENGFTPLTKIKSEPTVFTLGNDATYIPKNYGDQYAHDYISMGEAIARSDNIYAVQTHMTIGPDKLPTMAKRLGIDSPLQPLPSLALGSNPVMPMEVARMFATIANQGQRADVLAITRIVDREGRTLIENVPQTQQVVSQENAFLLTHMMGKVFEPGGTGQRVRSQLHRPVAGKTGTTDFDAWLGGFTPQLASAVWVGYDDNSKIDSFADARQAAPIWADFMEQSLTGKPAAIFPVPPGVVPIYVDTATDKLASQDSKKQELMYFIPGTEPKEYYQAPKAPPKEEPKKQESFWDKMKFWN from the coding sequence TTGGAAATCAAACGGGAGGACCAGTTCATTCGTTGGCTGCGTATCGCAGGCAAAGCGATGCGCTGGCTGCTCATTACACTGGTTATTATTACGGCATTGTCTATATTATTCGTTCTCTATCTCCGTTCCCAGCCGCTGCCCAAAACGGATATTAACGAAACAACAACGATATACGGTGCAGATAATACCGTCATCGCTGCGCTCTATAAAGGGGAGAATCGTGTCTTCCTTCCGCTTGCGCAAATCCCTGAATTTGTGCAGCAGGCATCCATCGCCATCGAGGATCGGAAGTTCTATGATCATCCCGGCTTTGATCTCAAGCGCATCGCAGGGGCTGCACTCACCGATCTGCGCCATATGGCAAAAGTGGAAGGGGCAAGCACCATAACAATGCAGCTCGCCCGCAACCTCTACTTAAGCCATGACAAGACCTGGGCGCGCAAATATAAAGAAGCGCTGCTCACGATCCAGCTTGAGCTTAATTACACAAAGCCTGAGCTGCTTGAATTGTATCTGAACCAGATTTATTACGGACATGCCGCATACGGCATTCAGGCAGCCGCCAAGACGTATTTTGATAAAAACACAGGCGATTTGACACTTGCTGAGGCCAGCATGCTTGCAGGCATTCCAAAGGGACCGCGCTTCTTCTCCCCATTCATTGATATGAAAGCGGCGAAAGAGCGGCAGCGCATTGTGCTAAATACGATGGTAGCGGAGCAATACATCACAAAGCAGCAGGCGGATGAAGCATTCGCCGCGCCTCTCAAGCTTACTTCCCTGCATAATAAGGGCAAGGCCACCGCACCGTACTTCCGCGATTACGTCGTGAAGCTGGCAAAGGACAAATACGGACTCGACGAAGAAACGATTGAACACGGCGGCCTCAAAATCTATACGACACTTGATCCGCTCATGCAGCAAAAAGCCGAAGCTTCTGTACAGAAATATCTACCGAAAGACCGGAATCTGCAGGTTGCGCTCGTCGCCATTGAACCGCAGACCGGCTATATCCGTGCGATGGTAGGCGGACGAGACTATACAAAAAGCCAGTTCAACCGGGCTACTGCCCGTCGCCAGCCCGGTTCTGCATTAAAGCCGGCGCTCTATCTCGCTGCCCTTGAAAACGGGTTTACCCCGCTTACGAAAATCAAAAGCGAGCCCACCGTATTCACACTCGGAAATGATGCGACATACATTCCTAAAAATTACGGTGACCAATATGCACATGACTACATCTCTATGGGGGAAGCCATTGCCCGCTCCGATAATATCTATGCCGTCCAAACCCACATGACCATCGGGCCAGACAAGCTGCCCACAATGGCCAAGCGCTTAGGGATTGATTCACCACTGCAGCCGCTCCCATCGCTTGCGCTCGGCAGCAACCCTGTCATGCCGATGGAAGTCGCGCGGATGTTCGCTACCATTGCTAACCAAGGTCAAAGAGCCGATGTGCTTGCAATTACTCGGATTGTGGATCGGGAAGGACGAACCCTAATCGAGAATGTACCACAGACACAGCAGGTAGTGAGTCAGGAAAATGCCTTTCTGCTGACACATATGATGGGAAAAGTATTTGAGCCGGGCGGAACCGGACAGCGGGTGCGCTCGCAGCTCCATCGTCCCGTCGCCGGAAAAACCGGAACGACTGATTTCGACGCGTGGTTGGGCGGATTTACACCACAGTTAGCTTCTGCCGTATGGGTTGGATATGATGACAATAGCAAGATCGACAGCTTCGCAGATGCGCGTCAGGCCGCTCCGATCTGGGCCGATTTCATGGAGCAATCGCTTACCGGAAAACCGGCTGCTATCTTTCCTGTACCGCCTGGGGTTGTACCGATCTATGTCGATACAGCTACAGATAAGCTGGCAAGCCAGGATTCAAAAAAGCAGGAACTGATGTACTTCATTCCGGGAACCGAACCGAAAGAGTACTATCAAGCGCCCAAGGCGCCGCCAAAGGAAGAGCCGAAGAAACAAGAATCCTTCTGGGATAAAATGAAATTCTGGAATTGA
- a CDS encoding YwhD family protein: MDLFKGKQGGFNIISNKNQVHGGYGAGMIDLGNVSSIIVSEEEAVIDVGALHAKSAVEKGIKFSMNKEDVPNGKRYWLVWVANDIGENGAYYAGVTACEMLVDREARRGWKILADHVNKMDYAMKRRFILEGMSEKEKQNLRELLESHNPQMWNNSPEELKAKLA; encoded by the coding sequence ATGGACTTGTTTAAAGGTAAGCAAGGTGGCTTTAATATTATCAGCAATAAAAATCAGGTACATGGCGGCTATGGCGCGGGTATGATTGATTTGGGCAATGTATCGTCCATTATCGTGAGTGAGGAAGAAGCTGTAATTGATGTTGGGGCGCTGCATGCGAAAAGTGCTGTGGAAAAAGGCATCAAGTTCTCTATGAACAAGGAAGATGTACCAAATGGCAAGCGTTATTGGCTCGTATGGGTAGCCAACGATATTGGGGAGAACGGAGCATACTACGCGGGCGTAACGGCCTGCGAGATGCTTGTTGACAGAGAAGCTCGCCGCGGTTGGAAAATTCTCGCCGACCATGTGAATAAGATGGATTATGCGATGAAACGTCGCTTTATACTTGAAGGAATGAGCGAAAAAGAGAAACAGAACCTTCGTGAATTGCTGGAGAGTCACAATCCGCAGATGTGGAACAATTCTCCAGAAGAATTAAAGGCAAAATTGGCATAA
- a CDS encoding HD domain-containing protein — MAERLTEEKVFKDPVHRYIHVRDELIWELIGASEFQRLRRIRQLGTSYVTFHGAEHSRFNHSLGVYEIMRRLLAQFNRRISFSFSEEERLLCLSAALLHDIGHGPYSHSFEKVFHTDHEYWTQRIIEGDTQVNRILRSISDDFPRKVAAVIGKTYENPMVTSLISSQIDADRMDYLLRDTYYTGTNYGSFDMERILRVLRPHHDKIVVKSTGMHAVEDYIVARYQMYWQVYFHRVTRSAEVILRKIFERARDLYQHGYAFTWRPVHFIPLFEETITLEQYLALDESTVMFYMNEWGKEQDEILRDLSQRFMNRRLFKYVEYGEKVGSTEWKQGIDELFRAVGITPEYYLGVDSPSDLPYDVYRSGEDGDRTPIYLLMPDGSLEELSKCSVIVESISGKRRYDHKLYYPLDFLEDGTRDPKIVAEIKRRLRVQQ; from the coding sequence ATGGCGGAACGTTTAACGGAAGAGAAGGTATTTAAGGACCCGGTACATCGCTATATTCATGTGCGGGATGAATTGATCTGGGAGCTGATTGGCGCAAGTGAATTCCAGCGTCTGCGGCGCATACGCCAGCTAGGTACTTCTTACGTAACGTTCCATGGGGCAGAGCATAGCCGGTTTAATCATAGTCTTGGTGTGTATGAGATCATGCGTAGACTACTTGCTCAGTTTAACCGTCGTATTTCCTTCTCCTTTTCTGAAGAAGAGCGGCTGTTATGCTTAAGTGCCGCCTTGCTTCATGATATTGGGCATGGACCGTATTCTCACTCCTTTGAGAAGGTATTCCATACTGACCATGAATATTGGACGCAGCGCATTATCGAAGGCGACACGCAGGTAAATAGGATTTTGCGGAGTATTTCGGATGACTTTCCGCGCAAGGTTGCGGCGGTTATCGGGAAGACATATGAGAATCCGATGGTAACAAGCCTCATCTCAAGCCAAATTGATGCCGATCGTATGGATTACCTGCTGCGTGACACCTACTATACGGGAACGAACTACGGCTCTTTTGATATGGAGCGTATTCTGCGTGTGCTGCGCCCTCATCATGATAAGATCGTTGTGAAGTCTACGGGCATGCATGCGGTGGAAGATTATATCGTAGCACGTTATCAGATGTACTGGCAGGTATATTTTCATCGGGTGACACGAAGCGCAGAAGTTATTCTGCGCAAGATTTTTGAGCGCGCGCGTGATTTGTATCAGCACGGGTATGCATTTACGTGGCGGCCTGTACACTTTATTCCGCTGTTCGAGGAGACAATTACGCTTGAACAATACCTTGCGCTTGATGAGTCGACGGTCATGTTTTATATGAACGAATGGGGTAAGGAGCAGGATGAGATTCTGCGGGATTTATCGCAGCGGTTTATGAACCGCAGGCTGTTTAAGTATGTGGAGTATGGAGAGAAGGTCGGCAGTACAGAATGGAAGCAGGGCATTGATGAATTATTTCGTGCCGTAGGCATAACCCCTGAATACTATCTCGGAGTGGATTCTCCTTCCGATTTGCCGTATGATGTTTATCGAAGCGGTGAAGATGGAGATCGGACGCCGATTTATCTATTGATGCCGGACGGCAGTCTTGAGGAGTTGTCCAAGTGCTCCGTGATTGTGGAATCGATATCTGGCAAGCGGCGGTATGATCACAAACTGTATTATCCGCTTGATTTTCTTGAAGACGGTACGCGTGATCCGAAGATTGTAGCAGAGATCAAACGGCGGTTGCGCGTTCAGCAATAA
- a CDS encoding RluA family pseudouridine synthase codes for MTSWKIDGKWLEYTAGADDHGTTVESLLKERLSISGRMMQRLTRKSGLFVNRKKTFLKKKIKEGDQIRVLLADAPETTLTPVAMALSVLYEDDAVLVVNKPAGLAVHPVKEGQNHTLAHGIAYYWKEQGRPRAVRPVHRLDKDTSGAVLIAGNSFIHQLLDKQLREHTIRRTYLAVVEGCPGAVGESGTINEPIARDVRHPTRRRVHSEGDIAVTHYKVLQCFPTVPGMLEGGAALVEIELETGRTHQIRVHFSHIGHPLMGDTLYGGGRVVGMRRQALHAASLAFDHPVTGERQCVEAPLPEEMEGLMKRLRQA; via the coding sequence ATGACATCATGGAAGATAGATGGAAAGTGGCTGGAATATACAGCCGGGGCAGATGATCATGGAACAACCGTAGAGTCGTTGTTGAAGGAACGGCTATCGATATCTGGTCGTATGATGCAGCGTCTGACTCGAAAGAGTGGTTTGTTTGTGAATCGCAAAAAAACATTTCTTAAGAAAAAAATAAAAGAGGGCGATCAGATTCGGGTGTTACTTGCCGACGCACCAGAAACTACGCTTACACCCGTGGCGATGGCGCTCTCTGTATTGTATGAGGATGACGCGGTACTTGTCGTGAATAAACCGGCGGGTCTTGCCGTACATCCGGTGAAGGAAGGACAGAATCATACGCTTGCTCATGGAATCGCTTATTATTGGAAGGAGCAGGGGAGACCCCGTGCGGTACGGCCCGTACATCGTCTTGATAAGGATACAAGCGGTGCTGTGTTGATTGCTGGTAATTCGTTCATTCACCAACTGCTTGATAAGCAGCTTCGTGAGCATACGATTCGCCGCACATATCTTGCGGTTGTAGAGGGCTGCCCAGGAGCTGTAGGCGAGAGTGGTACGATCAATGAACCGATTGCTAGAGATGTGCGCCATCCAACAAGACGCCGCGTACATTCCGAGGGGGATATCGCGGTTACCCATTATAAGGTGCTTCAGTGTTTTCCAACTGTACCGGGCATGCTAGAGGGAGGCGCCGCCCTTGTGGAGATAGAGCTTGAGACCGGAAGGACGCATCAGATTCGTGTGCATTTCAGTCATATCGGGCATCCCCTGATGGGAGATACACTGTATGGAGGAGGCAGGGTGGTGGGCATGCGCAGACAGGCGCTGCATGCTGCCTCTCTTGCATTTGATCATCCGGTGACAGGGGAGAGGCAGTGTGTTGAGGCACCGCTGCCGGAAGAGATGGAAGGATTGATGAAGCGACTACGTCAAGCGTAG
- a CDS encoding sporulation protein: MLNKFLASFGIGAAKVDARLAESRVYPGGELSGEVHIEGGNVEQSISQIYMYLYTEYYKETNDTKTKHKEVLASYRVADTLLIKPGEKKVLPFQLRVPYHSPISFGRQKVYLSTGLDIEMAVDPKDTDIVTVLPDPLVDQLLAEVESMGFRHSYESGTCEYKKHIHRMVPFVQEFEFKPTGQFRSELDEIELIFDVHPEGADVLMQVDRRAASLRGIFEEMLDLDEQYVRFSVDRKRGVVPGELEMRIRQALNRRR, from the coding sequence ATGCTAAATAAATTTCTTGCCAGTTTTGGAATTGGGGCCGCGAAAGTGGATGCTCGTTTGGCTGAATCGAGAGTATATCCCGGCGGTGAGCTAAGTGGAGAGGTACATATTGAAGGTGGAAATGTAGAGCAGTCTATTTCGCAGATTTATATGTATCTATATACCGAATACTATAAAGAGACGAACGATACGAAGACAAAGCATAAAGAGGTGCTGGCTTCCTACCGAGTGGCTGATACGCTGTTAATTAAGCCGGGTGAGAAAAAAGTGCTTCCGTTTCAACTGCGTGTCCCGTATCATTCCCCGATCTCATTTGGGCGTCAGAAAGTATACTTGAGTACGGGGCTTGATATTGAGATGGCTGTAGACCCGAAAGATACTGATATTGTGACGGTGCTGCCCGATCCGTTGGTCGATCAGCTGTTGGCTGAAGTTGAGAGCATGGGATTCCGTCACTCGTATGAAAGCGGAACGTGCGAATATAAGAAGCATATTCATCGGATGGTGCCGTTTGTGCAGGAGTTTGAGTTTAAGCCGACGGGACAGTTTCGCAGCGAGCTTGATGAGATTGAGTTAATATTCGATGTGCATCCAGAAGGTGCGGATGTGCTTATGCAGGTCGATCGCCGCGCTGCGAGCTTACGCGGTATTTTTGAAGAGATGCTGGATTTAGATGAACAATATGTGCGCTTTAGCGTTGATCGCAAGCGGGGTGTCGTTCCGGGCGAGCTGGAGATGAGAATTCGCCAGGCGCTGAATCGACGCAGGTGA
- a CDS encoding universal stress protein: protein MYQHILLAYDGSEHAKRAAEKAAILAAETHAQVTIVTAYPKSPSHILGAKPVTEEEMETYWEEKAVEIADLFLTRGISFSKVVRAEEPKSLILDIAEEIGADVIVLGSRGLSNYARLMIGGVSQAIVQHADCDVLVVK, encoded by the coding sequence ATGTACCAGCACATTCTACTTGCTTATGATGGCTCCGAACACGCCAAGCGCGCAGCCGAGAAGGCAGCCATACTTGCTGCTGAAACACACGCACAGGTTACCATAGTTACCGCATATCCGAAGTCACCCTCCCACATCCTTGGTGCCAAACCGGTTACTGAGGAAGAGATGGAAACCTACTGGGAAGAAAAAGCGGTAGAGATTGCCGATTTATTTCTTACGCGCGGTATTTCTTTCAGCAAGGTTGTACGAGCAGAAGAACCAAAGAGTTTGATTCTTGATATCGCTGAGGAAATAGGAGCAGACGTCATCGTTCTCGGCTCACGCGGACTTTCTAATTATGCACGTCTTATGATCGGCGGCGTCAGTCAAGCGATCGTTCAGCATGCCGACTGTGATGTCCTGGTGGTAAAATAA